The following are encoded together in the Parabacteroides chongii genome:
- a CDS encoding sulfatase family protein — protein MNQLKLAFVFAGGLIASEGWAEVKPNIILINCDDMGYGDLSCFGNPTIKTPNLDRMALEGQKWSSFYVSASVSSPSRAGLLTGRLGVRTGMYGNKNRVLFPNSPGGLPAEEFTIAELLKQGGYHTACIGKWHLGHLPEYMPLRHGFDYFYGYPYSNDMSRKEQIKLGNKSYPYEYILYEQEKEIEREPDQYDLTKQVTNAAIRYIKSNGDSPFFLYLAHPMPHVPVYASADFQGKSARGRYGDTIEELDWSTGQILETLKQEGLDKNTLVIFTSDNGPWLSYKQQGGSPGPLKDGKASMFEGGFRVPCIMWGSMVKSGHITDMASTLDLLPTFCEMAGISLPSDRVYDGVSLLNVLNNKSSCKRDVFYFYRGNDLYAVRKGKYKAHFSYKSAYGPDEKIVYEKPVLYDLGVDPEELYDIADQHPDIVVALTALAQDHKASFTVSESIFDKEPGGF, from the coding sequence ATGAATCAGTTGAAATTGGCATTTGTTTTTGCCGGAGGATTGATTGCTTCTGAAGGATGGGCAGAGGTAAAGCCGAATATTATTCTTATCAATTGTGATGATATGGGCTACGGCGACCTGTCTTGTTTTGGAAATCCAACGATTAAGACACCGAACCTGGATCGGATGGCTTTGGAAGGTCAAAAATGGAGTAGTTTTTATGTCTCTGCTTCCGTCTCTTCTCCTAGTCGTGCGGGACTATTGACCGGACGTTTAGGGGTACGAACTGGCATGTACGGGAATAAAAATAGAGTTTTATTTCCTAATTCTCCGGGTGGATTACCGGCAGAAGAATTCACAATTGCTGAGCTATTGAAACAGGGTGGTTACCATACTGCTTGTATCGGGAAATGGCATTTAGGACATTTACCGGAATATATGCCGTTGCGTCATGGTTTTGATTATTTTTACGGATATCCGTATTCGAACGATATGAGCCGTAAGGAACAGATCAAACTGGGTAATAAGAGCTATCCGTATGAATATATACTTTATGAACAGGAAAAAGAAATAGAGAGAGAACCTGATCAGTATGATTTGACAAAACAGGTGACAAATGCAGCTATTCGTTATATAAAATCAAATGGGGATTCTCCTTTTTTTCTGTATCTGGCACATCCGATGCCCCATGTTCCTGTATATGCATCTGCTGATTTCCAAGGGAAATCAGCAAGAGGAAGATACGGAGATACGATTGAAGAATTGGATTGGAGTACAGGGCAGATATTGGAAACACTTAAACAGGAGGGACTGGATAAAAATACGCTGGTGATTTTTACCTCGGATAATGGTCCGTGGCTTTCGTATAAACAACAAGGTGGTTCTCCCGGACCATTGAAAGATGGAAAGGCTTCCATGTTTGAGGGAGGTTTTCGTGTCCCTTGTATCATGTGGGGATCTATGGTTAAGTCCGGGCACATAACGGATATGGCGAGTACGTTGGATTTGTTGCCGACATTTTGTGAAATGGCTGGGATCTCTCTGCCTTCCGATAGGGTTTATGATGGAGTGAGTTTGTTAAATGTGCTGAATAATAAGTCTTCTTGCAAACGTGATGTTTTTTATTTTTATCGAGGTAATGATTTATATGCGGTACGGAAAGGAAAATACAAGGCTCATTTTTCATATAAGTCAGCCTATGGACCCGATGAAAAAATAGTTTATGAGAAACCTGTTTTATATGATTTAGGAGTGGATCCGGAAGAATTATATGATATAGCGGATCAGCATCCGGATATCGTGGTTGCACTGACGGCATTGGCGCAAGATCATAAAGCCTCATTTACTGTTTCGGAAAGTATTTTCGATAAGGAACCGGGTGGTTTCTAA